GGCTGGATCGGGCCGGCCCTCTGGCTGCCGTTGCTGGGGATCGGTGCGGCGTTGCTGGCGATCTATCACCTGTCGCCGGAACCCCGATTGCTGAATTGGGGCGTACCCAGCGCAGTTCTGGTCATGGCAAGCATGGCGCTGGAGCGCCATGTCGAACGCAACAGGTTGCTCAAGCTGCTGGGCGACTGTTCGTACTCGGTGTATCTGATGCACGTGCTGGTGCTGTCGGCCGGTGGTTATCTGGCCCGACGTTATGGGATCAACCCGTATTCGATGTTTTTTGTCTGCGCGCTGGCCATCGGTATCGGTTCGTGGCTGAGCTACGAATGGGTAGAAAAACGCAGCTATCAGTGGCTTAAAGCGCGGATTGACGGTGAGCCTGGCGTTTAGCCGATTTGCGAACTATTCCTACGTAAATACTAGGACTTTGTGCCGCGCGCCGATTGGCGTAAACTCCGCCCCAAGCCTGCGAGGAGTTTCCATGACCGCTATTACCATTACCGACGCCGCCCATGATTACCTGGCCGATCTGCTGTCCAAGCAGAACACCCCGGGTATCGGCATCCGCGTCTTCATCACCCAGCCTGGCACCCAGTACGCCGAAACCTGCATTGCCTACTGCAAGCCGGGCGAAGAGAAACCTGAAGACACTGCGCTGGGGCTGAAAAGCTTCACCGCTTACATCGACTCGTTCAGCGAAGCGTTCCTCGACGATGCTGTCGTCGACTACGCCACCGACCGCATGGGCGGCCAGCTGACCATCAAGGCACCAAACGCCAAAGTACCGATGGTCAACGCCGACAGCCCAGTCAACGAGCGCATCAACTATTACCTGCAAACCGAAATCAACCCGGGGCTGGCCAGCCACGGCGGTCAGGTCAGCCTGATCGATGTCGTTGAAGACGGCATTGCCGTGCTGCAGTTCGGTGGCGGTTGCCAAGGCTGCGGCCAGGCGGACGTGACTCTGAAGGAAGGCATCGAGCGCACCTTGCTCGAGCGCATTCCGGAGCTCAAGGGCGTTCGCGACGTGACCGACCACACGCAGAAAGAAAACGCCTACTACTAAGGCGTTCGCTGCGGCATAAAAAACGGCGCCCCGTGAGCGCCGTTTTTTTTGCGTGAAATTCAAGAACCTTCGCGAGCAAGCTCGCTCCCACATTGGACCTTTGTCGTTCACAAATCCTCTGTGGGAGCGAGCTTGCTCGCGAAGTGGTCTTCAGGGGCGATACAAATGCGCATGCCCCGCGCGATACAGCGACGACTCACTGAAATGATCGCTACCCAACACCCGTCCAACCAGAATCAACGCCGTTCGCCGAAACCCCTTGGCGGCCACTTTCCCGGCAATATCCTCCAGTGTTCCCGTCACCCAGTCCTGATCCGGCCACGTCGCCCGGTGGATCACCGCAATCGGGCAGTCCGCTCCGTAGTGCGGCAGCAACTCGGCAAGGATCTTCTGCAAATGATTGACCCCCAGATGAATCGCCATGGTCGCCCCGTGCTGCGCCAGGTTGCCCAGTTCCTCGCCGGCAGGCATCGCGGTCTTGTCCGCGTAACGGGTCAGGATCACGCTTTGCGAAATGTCCGGCAGTGTGAGCTCGGCGCCTAATAGCGCGGCGCAAGCGGCGGTGGCCGTAACGCCGGGAATGATCTCGAACGGGATTTCCAACTCGCGCAGATAGCGAATCTGCTCGCCGATGGCGCCATACAGGCTCGGATCGCCCGAATGCACGCGCGCCACATCCTGGCCTTTGGCGTGGGCGTCCTTGATCAGATCGATGATCTGTTCCAGGTGCAACTCGGCGCTGTTGACCACGATTTCAGCCGAATGACCGTCCAGCACTGCCGTGGGCACCAGCGAACCTGCATAGATGATCACCGGGCAGCTGCGGATCAGCCGCTGGCCTTTGACAGTGATCAATTCCGGGTCGCCGGGGCCGGCGCCGATGAAGTAAACGGTCATCGTTGGATCCTGTGAAAGTAGGGCAGGTCGAGGCTTCAAGAGCACTTCAGATGAAGAATGCTCATGATCGAAAGCGGGGATTATCGGGAATTTATGCCGCGCCGGCCAATGCCAGGGTTGCCTGGGCGTATTTTTGCCGGGAAATCAGCAGTTTTGCCGGGGCCTGGATCAGTTGTTCGGCAAGCGCCAGTGCGGCACTTTCCGCCACGCCGTAGCAACCGGTGCGTTCGAAAGCGATCTGCGAATGATGACTAAGGCGTTGCTGATAACTGGCCAGCTCTTCGCTGCTGAAGTACAGCAACGGCAGCGCCAGTTGTGCCGCCAGTTCTTGCAGTCCGGGTTCGTCGCGTTTCAGGTCGATGCTGGCCAGCGCTTTGACCGCATCGAGTTCGATGCGATGGGCCTGCAGAGCCTGGTCGAGCAAGGCGCGCAGCGTACTGGCCGGGCAGCCGCGCTGGCAGCCCAGGCCGACCACAAAGGTCGGCGCTGCGCTGTCATCGGTCATGCGTGGTATTGACCATCGCTTTTGCGGCGGAACAACCAGGCGCTGATCAGGCCCAGGGCCAGCCAGAACGCCACGTTGGTCAACTGCGAAGCGATTTTGAACTGAGCTTCCAGTGCTTCCGGCGCGAGCATCGAATGCACTTGCGGTTGCGGAGCACCGATGATGTGCGGCACGGCGAGGATCGCCACGCCGAGGATCTTCAGCAGCCAGTTGCCACCGAACACGATCAAGGCCAGGCCAGCAGCGGTAGACGCGGCAGTACCGATCCACCACATCTGGCGCGACGCCAGGTCTGCGGCAGCGGTGCCCGGCAGTTCAGGCGGCAGGCCCAGTGTCGGGGCGAGCACGAAAGTCGCGTAACCCGCCAGGCCCCAGAGCAGGCCTTGCGAGGTTTTGGTCGGCGCACGCAGCGTGTAAAGACCGGCCAGCATCAGGGCGAACCCCACGGCCACGACCAGATTGCCGCCAGTGGTGGAAACCACGCGTTGCCAGCCATCTTCCGGCTCCCAGGCTTCGGCATCGTGGGTGTGGGCGGCGGTGCCGGCGGCGTGTTCGTGGACTTCGGCAACCGGCTCGGCTTTCTCGAAGGTCTCTGCCTGGAGAATCAGCGGCGACACCCAAAAGCTTTGCAGCAACGTCAGGAGCAGGGCGGCCAGAAGGCCGGTGAAACCTGCGGTCTGCGCAATACGCTTGATCATGTCGTCAGGTCTCAGTGGCACGGGAACGCGGCGCTGTGGCGGGTATCGTGCGCGGCGTTGTGCACCGCTTCGATGTGCGAGAAACCGGCGAAGTAGACCAGGCTGGCACCCAGGATCGACGCGAAGACCGCAGCGGTCAGGCGTTGGCTCAGGGTGGTGGTGCTGGAGATTTTGTCCGTATTGCTGCCGGTGCTGCTGATGATCGACATGGCGCTTCCCTCTGGAGTGTCAGCGGGTGAACGGTGCGCATGAAAACCCCTGCGAGTCGGGCACGCAGAGGTTCGAACAGCGCCCGCCCACCGCGGGTTTGTTATGTTCAGTGACGCAAGATGCGCACTGTGTGTTGCGGGCCGGTCTCCGGGCTCACGAGGGGTTGGCGTCAGGCCGACCTGCAAGCGTCACCTTCCCATGCCCGGGGGCACAGTGGATCTGACACTTCGCTCGCTTACCGTTGCGGGGGCAGCACCGGACTGACATGGCTTTAGAGTAAAGCACATGATTCACCGGTTTCCCGTTTCACCCTGTGAAGGGCACCCGTAACAAGTTGTGTAGGAGACCATGAGGGGGGGATTTGAGTCAATTGGGATTGGGGGCATATCCGTTGCTGCGGTAACGGCTTCTTAGGGTTCCGCCCTTACGGCGGGTCACTTTTGACAAACGCCTCAAAAGTAACCAAAAAGGCTGCACCCTGACGTTCGGCCCCTCGCTGAGGCTCGGGGTTCCTTCGCTCCGGGATTGATCCGGGGGCATCGCCTACGGTTTGCTTCGCTGCACCTCCTCTCGATGTGTTTGGCTTCGCCAAACGGTCGCTGCGCTCCCACCCCCGGATCAATCCCTCCACTCAGCCTGCCGACGGGCCTTGAGGTCAAAAGCTTCACTTGAGCTAACGCTCATCGTTTTGAGTGGGGAGGGGCATGGCGTGTTCGGCTTTGGTTTTGTGGTGGATTCACCCCTCACCCCAGCCCTCTCCCCTAGGAGAGGGAGCCGATTTGTGGGCTTTTCAACGCCTGAGTTCAACGCGGTATCGCATGTCGGCGTACCTCTGCCAAACCACTCGATCAGCTCCCTCTCCCCGAGGAAAGGGAGCTGATTCGTGTGTTTTTCAAAACCTGAGTTCAACGCGATATCGCACGTCGGCGAACCTCTCCCAAACGCCTCGATCAGTCCCCTCTCCCTCCGGGAGAGGGCTAGGGTGAGGGGCTCTTGATCTGGATTTTGCTCTGGCTCTGGCTCTGGCTCTGGCTCTGGCTTTTGATTTTTTGCCCCTTCGGCAGGCCGAGCGGAGGTGTCCATCAGGGGGTAGGCGCGCAGCGCCGTGCGGCGTAGCCGCATACATCGAGAGGAGGTGCAGCGAAGCAAACCGTAGGCGATGCCCCCTGATAGACACCGTAGCGAGGGAACACTGAGCCTCTGCGAAGTGCCGTACGCCGGGGCCAAGACTTTTTGGTTACTTTTGACTGGGCCGGCATTCCGGGCGTTTGTCAAAAGTGACCCGCCGTAAGGGCGGAACCCTAGGAAGCCGTTACCGCAGCAACGGATATGCTCACAAATCCCAAAACCGAAAAACAACGCCCATTGACCCATCACGAACCCATGCGTAGCCTTGCGCTTTCGAGGTTCTTCGGCCCACGCCGAAGCTAAGAAGGGAACGCGGTCCAAGCCGCGGCTGCCCCCGCAACTGTGAACGGTGCTGTTCGCTGCCACGCCACTGCCAACTCAACCCAGAGCCAGCGGGAAGGCGCAGCGAAAACCGGGCCAAGGCCCGAACACCGTCAGCCAGGAGACCTGCCTCGTCACAGATTCTCACTTTCAACCGGGCGGGGTGATCCGGTGGCGAACTCTCCAGGCACGCATCCGCGTTGCCGGTCTCGTCCCGTATGCCCGCCACCTTGCCAAAGGGCATCCGATGAAAACACTGGCCAAACTCCCTGTCACCATCGTCACCGGCTTCCTCGGCTCGGGTAAAACCACCTTGCTGCGGCACATGCTCGATAACGCCCAGGGCCGCCGCATCGCGGTGATCGTCAACGAGTTTGGCGAGCTGGGCATCGACGGTGAAATCCTCAAGCAGTGCACTATCGGCTGCACCGAAGAAGAAGCCACCGGCCGCGTCTACGAACTGGCCAACGGCTGCCTGTGCTGCACGGTGCAGGAAGAGTTCTTCCCGGTGATGCGCGAACTGGTGGCCCGTCGCGGCGACCTCGACCATATCCTGATCGAAACCTCGGGCCTGGCCCTGCCAAAACCGCTGGTGCAAGCCTTCCAGTGGCCGGAAATTCGCAGCGCCTGCACCGTTGACGCCGTGATCACCGTAGTCGACAGCCCGGCCGTGGCCGCCGGCACCTTCGCCGCGTTCCCGGATCAGGTCGACGCCCAGCGCAAACTCGACCCGAACCTGGACCACGAATCGCCACTGCACGAACTGTTCGCCGATCAACTGGCCAGCGCCGACCTGGTGATCCTCAACAAAGCCGACCAGACCAGCCCGGAAGACCTCGCTCGCGTGCGCCTGGAAGTCGCCGAAGAACTGCCGCCGGCAGTGAAAATCATCGAAGCCAGCAACGGTCGCCTGCCGCTGGATGTGCTGATTGGTCTGGGTGCCGGTTCCGAAGAGCACATCGACAGTCGCCACAGCCATCACGATCACCACCACGGTGAAGGCGATGACGATCATGATGACCACGATCACGACGCTTTCGACTCGATCTCCATCGAATTGCCGCAAGCCGACGAAAGCCTGCTGCTCGACGCACTGACGCAACTGGTGGTTCAGCACGGCATTCTGCGAGTCAAAGGTTTCGCGGCGATTCCAAACAAGCCGATGCGGCTGTTGATTCAGGGCGTGGGCACGCGTTTCGACAAGCACTTCGACCGTCAGTGGGGCGCCGATGAGGCACGGGTTACCCGACTGGTGTTGATCGGTCAGGAACTGGACGCGGCCAAGCTCGAAGCGCAACTGCGCGCCGCGCTCAGCGTTTAAGCCATGCACCTGCTCAGGACCCAGCCCGGCGGTTTCGTGTCGGATGACAACATTGCCGACCTTGGACAAACCCCCGCCGAGCTGGTGATCCTGTGCAGCGGCGACTCCAGCCTTGCGCTGCTCGCCGAAGCGGCGCAGCAGCTGCCCGACGATTATCCGAGCGTGCGGCTGGCCAACCCGATGCAGGTGCAGAACCATGCATCGGTCGACCTGTACGTCGACGAAGTGCTGCGCCACGCTAAGGTCATTCTGATCTCGCTGCACGGCGGCATCGCTTATTGGCGGTATGGCGTCGAGCGGCTGGTCGAGTTGTCCGAACGCGGTGTGCAGGTGATTCTGGTGCCGGGCGATGACCGTCCCGACCCGGAGCTCAGCGACTTGAGCACCGTGGGCGTCGAGGATCGCGACCGGCTCTGGCAGTTTCTGCGTCAGGGCGGCATGGGCAATGCGCTGGACTTTTTCCGTTGCCTGGCCAATCGCTGGCTGGCGCGGGATTACGTGTGGGGCGAGCCGCAAACGCTGCCGCGCACGGCGATTTACCACCCGAATAAAAACACCGCCGCACTGAGTGACTGGCAAGCCGATTGGCTGTCCGGTCAACCGGTGGCGGCGGTGTTGTTTTACCGTTCGCATTTGCAAGCGGCCAACACGGCGTTTATCGACGTGTTCTGCCAACGGCTGCAGGCTGCCGGACTCAATCCGCTGCCGATCGCCGTGGCCAGTTTGAAAGAGCCCGGCTGCCTGTCGGTGGTCGAGGACTGGCTGGATGAGGTCGAGGCAGGGGTGATTCTGAACACCACCGGTTTCGCCCAGTCCAGCCCGGAAGCGCCGCATCTGCGGCCATTCCGTCGCAACATCCCGGTAATTCAGGCGATCTGCGCCCAGGACAACGAGCCCGGCTGGCGCGAGAGCGAGCAGGGCCTCGGTCCGCGGGATCTGGCGATGCACATTGCGCTGCCGGAGCTGGACGGCCGGATCATCAGTCGGCCGATCAGCTTCAAGGACCTGGCCTGGCGCAGCGAGCGCAGTCAGTCAGATGTGGTGTGTTATCGGGCGCAACCCGAGCGCATGGATTTTGTGGCCGAACTGGCGCGACGCTGGGTCGATCTGGCGCGGGTGCCGAACGCTGACAAGCGTATCGCGCTGATCCTCGCCAACTACCCGACCCGCGACGGACGCATCGGTAACGGCGTAGGCCTCGACACGCCGGCCGCCGCGCTGAATATCCTGCGGGCGTTGCAGGCCGAAGGTTATCCGCTACCTGCCGAGTTGCCTGATAGCGGCACCGAACTGATCCGGCAACTGCTCGGCGGCGTCAGTAACGACCTCGATACTCTCGATCAGCGCCCGTGCCAGCAAAGCCTGGCGATGAATGACTACCTGACGATGTTCAATGCACTGCCGGAAGCCAATCGTACGGCGGTGTTGGAGCGTTGGGGTTCCCCGCAAAACGATCCGATGTGCCGTGACGGGCGAATGATGATCGCCGGCCTGCGTTTTGGCCTGACTTTCGTCGGCATTCAACCGGCGCGGGGTTATCAGGTCGATCCGAGCGCGGTGTATCACGACCCGGATCTGGTGCCGCCGCACGCGTATCTCGCGTTCTATTTCTGGCTGCGCCAGACCTATGGCGCCCACGGCGTGATCCATGTCGGCAAGCACGGCAACCTCGAATGGCTGCCGGGCAAAGGCGTGGGCTTGTCGGAGAACTGCTGGCCGGATGCATTGCTCGGGCCGCTGCCGAATATCTATCCGTTCATCGTCAACGACCCGGGCGAGGGCGCCCAGGCCAAGCGTCGCACTCAGGCGGTGATCATCGACCACTTGATGCCGCCGTTGACCCGCGCTGAAACCTACGGTCCATTGCGCAATCTCGAATTGTTGGCCGACGAGTATTACGAAGCGCAATTGCTCGATCCGCGCCGCGCCCGGGAGTTGCAGCGCGACATTCTGCAACTGGTGCGTGACACGCAGATCGATCGCGAACTGCAACTCGACGAAGGCCTCGACAGCGATGCCGATGCGGCGATCTGGTTGCCGCGTCTGGATACCTATCTGTGTGATCTGAAGGAGTCGCAGATCCGCGATGGCCTGCACATTTTCGGCGAGTCTCCGACCGGACGTTTGCGCATCGACACCTTGCTGGCGCTGCTGCGGATTCCTCGTGGCGACGGCAAAGGTGCGCAATCGAGCCTGTTGCGGGCGTTGGCCAAGGCGTTTCCACTGGGTTTCGATCCACTGGATTGCGCACTGGCTGAGCCTTGGACTGGCCCGCGTCCAAAGGAACTAATGTCGGTCAGCGATGAAGTCTGGCGCACGGCGGGGGATACCCGTGAACGCCTTGAGCTGTTCGCCACCCAGCTGATTGAGCAGGTACTCAACCAAAGCCAAGCCTTGCACAACCCTTGTGGGAGCGGGCTTGCCCGCGAAAGCGACAGGTCAGTGAAAAAAATATTGGCTGACACGACGCTTTCGTCGGATCGCCGCCCGGGGACAAGCCCGCTCCCACAGGGACCGCGCTGGTCCGAAGTCAGCGCAATCCTCGACAACCTGCGTGAGGTCATTGCCCCACGCCTCGACGCCTGCGGCTCGGCCGAAATGCGCGGTTTGCTCGACGCCTTGAGCGGTCGTTTCGTCCCGGCCGGCCCGAGCGGCGCACCGAGTCGTGGCCGCCTCGACGTGTTGCCCACCGGGCGCAATTTCTATTCAGTAGACGTGCGCAATCTGCCGACCACCACGGCATGGCGGATCGGTTTCCAGTCGGCCACGCTGATTCTTGAGCGACACCTTCAGGATCACGGCGATCACTTGCGTCAGCTCGGCCTGTCGGTCTGGGGCACGGCGACCATGCGCACCGGCGGTGACGACATCGCCCAGGCCATGGCGCTGATGGGCGTGCGCCCGGTGTGGGCGACGGGCAGTCAGCGCGTTGATGATTTCGAGATTCTGCCGCTGAGCCTGCTCGACCGGCCTCGGGTCGATGTCACGCTGCGGGTTTCCGGATTTTTCCGTGATGCGTTCGCCAACCTGATCCGCCTGTTCGACGCTGCCGTACAAGCAGTAGCGGAACTGGACGAGCCGGACGATCTCAACCCGCTGGCCGCCAAGGTCCGCGCCGAACGCGAAGCACTGCGGCAATCGGGGCTGGACGAAGAGTCCGCACGGCGTCAGGCCGGTTGGAGGATCTTCGGTGCCAAACCCGGCGCTTATGGCGCGGGCGTGCAGGGCGCGATCGACGGCCGCCTGTGGCAAACCCGCGAGGATCTGGCCGAGGTTTACCTGAACTGGGGCGCCTACGCTTATGGCGGTTCCGATGAAGGCACCGCCGCCCGCGAGCAATTCGTCCAGCGCCTGAGCCAGGTGCAGGCCGTGCTGCACAACCAGGACAACCGCGAGCATGACTTGCTCGACTCCAACGACTACTACCAGTTCCAGGGCGGCATGCTTGCTGCTGTCGAAAGCCTTCGTGGCGAAGCGGCGGCCAGTTATCACGGCGATCACAGTCAGCCGGATTTGCCGAAGATCCGCACCCTGAAAGAAGAACTGAACCGGGTGATCCGCTCCCGGGCGGCGAATCCGAAATGGATCGACGGCGTCAAACGCCACGGCTATAAAGGCGCGTTCGAACTGGCGGCAACCATCGACAACCTGTTTGCTTTCGATGCCACCACCCGACTGATCGACGATCACCAGTACGCGTTGCTGGCCGACGCCTATCTGCTGGATCCGGCGACCCGCGAGTTCGTGCGCGAGCATAATCCCCACGCGCTGCGCGACATGACCGAGCGGATGCTCGAGGCACAGCAGCGCGGGATGTGGCAGGAGCCGGGCGCCTATCGTGAGGCGCTGGAAAACCTGCTGCTGGATATAGAAGAAGAGAGCTGAGACTGAACATGATCGACATCCCGCATTTCCCGCTCTCCGCCGTGGTCGGCGCCGACGACCTGAAACTGGCGCTGTACTTGACGGCCATCGACCCGAAGATCGGCGGCGTATTGATCGAAGGCCCTCGCGGCATGGCCAAGTCGACCCTGGCCCGGGGGCTGGCGGATCTGCTGGCCAGCGGTCAGTTCGTCACTTTGCCATTGGGTGCGACTGAAGAACGGCTGGTCGGCACCCTGGATCTGGATGCGGCCCTCAGTGACGGTCGCGCGCAGTTTTCTCCCGGTGTGTTGGCTAAGGCTGACGGCGGCGTGTTGTATGTCGATGAAGTGAATCTGTTGCCCGATCATCTGGTGGACCTGCTGCTCGATGTGGCGGCCAGCGGCACCAACCTGATCGAACGCGACGGCATTTCCCATCGGCATTCGGCGAAGTTTGTCCTGATCGGCACGATGAACCCGGAAGAGGGCGAATTGCGTCCGCAACTGCTCGATCGCTTTGGCCTGAACGTCGCCCTGAGCGGTCACACGGCGCCGGTCGAGCGCGGGCAGATCATTCGTCGGCGACTGGATTTCGACAGCGATCCGCAGGCTTTCTGCGGGCAGTGGGAAGCCGAGCAACAAGCCCTGCGTGAGCGCTGTGAAAACGCCCGTAATGCCTTGGCAAGCATTCCCCTTGATGATGAAGCGTTGGCACAGATTACTGAGCGTTGCTTTGCGGCTGGCGTCGATGGCCTGCGAGCCGATCTGGTCTGGCTGCGTGCCGCGCGCGCTCATGCGGCGTGGCGTGGCGCCGAAGCCATCGCCGAGCAGGACATCGATGCCGTGGCTGAATTTGCACTGCGTCATCGTCGACGCGAACAGTCCTCATCCCCTGCACAGCCACCAGCGCAATCGCCATCCGGTACCCAGGCTGATCCAAGCGAAGGGCAAGGCCAGTGGGGTGAAATGCCGGCCCCGGCCCTCACCACCGGCGCGCGCCGCGAAGTTCCGGTCTGGCCAAAAAAGCCTTAGGCATTCGCCCCCGATCCGACGTGGGGGCGAATGCCAGACCCCGCGCCGGACGCCTGGACAATGGCCGGCAAGGCAAACGTCATGCGGCTCGCAGTGGATCGGTGAACTGGCCGGGCACATTGCTCAATGGCCGGCCCAAAGTACGCGCGGATCTGCTGTTTCAACTGCGCACCCGCAGCCCTCATGAGCTTTGGCTGGTGATCGTCGATGCTTCGGCCTCGACCTGTCGTCATCAAGCGCTGAGCGATGCCAAAGGTGTACTCGCGCAATTGTTCGATGACGCTTACCGACAACGGGCGCGGCTTGCTTTGCTGACTGCCAGCGGCTCGGCGCCGAAATGGCAGGTGCAGGGTTTGAAGGCTTCCAGTGGATTGAAAGCGTGGCTGGATGGACTGGGTGCGGGAGGTGGAACGCCATTGCTGGCAGCGTTGAACGAGGCTGAACATTGGCTGACGGTTCGCCGCAAGCGGTTCCCCGCCGAACAACAGCGTCTGCTGGTGCTCACCGATGGGCGTTTGAAAGAATTCTCGGGATTGCCGGTACTGGCCTGTCCGGGCCTGTTGATCGATATCGAGCGCGGACCGATCCGGTTGGGCCGGGCCAGACAGTTGGCGACTGCACTGGAAGCGGATTACCGACATATCGACGATTTATTGTCGATCTGAGGTCTATGCTGCAACCAGCCCATCTCACAAGGAGTGAATCATGCGCGTACTGGTTGCCAATCCTCAGGACGATTTTCGCGTAAAGGCTTACGCCGGCACCAACGGCGTGCTGCTGGCGATGGACCTCGCCGAACCCCGCCGCAAAGGCCTTCTGGGTTTTGCCATCGAGAAGCAGCAGGGCGACAAACCCTGGCAGTTTCTGTTCAACAGCCTGACCTTTCCCGGCAAGGCTCACACCTTCCCGCAGTTTCACGCCACGCCCAGCGATATCGCGCCCCTGCAGAAATTTCGCTGGGCCGATTACGCGGTCTATCCCGGTACGACCATGCACTACCGTGTGCACCTGGCCTACGGCACTGCCGATGCGCCGGCGCTGGGGGAGTCGCTGGAACTGAGCATTACCTCGGATGACGGTCACCCGGCCAATCAGAGTGTGATCTTCAACCGCGCCGTGGCCGCCAGTCAGGCGTTCCAGCGCAAGTTTCCCGATCTCGACGCACAGATCAGCGCCAACAAGAACATGCCCATCGAGGCTTGGCCCGATGCTGCACGGCAATGGCTGGAGAACGGCTTGCTCGGACGCTTGCAGGGGTTTATCGAGCGAGCGCTCGACGGCGAATGGGCGCTGGATATCGCGATTTACGAGTATCAACTGCAAGCCATCATCGACACGGTGAACGCTGCATTTGATCGCGGCGTGCAGGTGCGGGTGCTGTATCACGCCAAGCCAGGTGACGAAGACACCACGATGAACGAGGCCAGCCTCGCCAAATTGCCGGAAACCAGCAAGCGCGGGCGTGTGACCCACGATATTTTCCATGACAAGTTCATCGTTCTCAGCAACATCGCCGGTGGTGAGCGGCAGCCCCAGGCCGTGCTGTGCGGCAGTACTAACTTCACCGCCAATGGCGTGTATCGTCAGGCCAACGTCGTGCATGTGCTGGACGACACCGCCGTCGCGGCCAGCTATCTGCAGACGTTCGAGCAGGTCTGGGCGACGCCGGCGGATGTCGGCGCCACCCGCGACTGGATCACCCAGCACAACCCGATGAACCCGGCGCAACCGCTGTTTGCTGGATTCTCGCCGCGCAGTGGTGGTGCCGATCTGCGGGCGTTCGTCGACATCATCAATGCGGCGAAGAAGGACGTGCTATTCGTCACAGCATTTACCTTGCCCGACGCGATTCTCAACGCGCTGCTCGGCCAGCCCCACGACGACATCCTGCGTTATGGCCTGCAAAACACCGCCAGCCGCATCACCGGATTCCACGCCGACCGCACGGCCGAGTTCGCCGCCACTGCGCTGCTCAACACCGGGCTGGAAGGCTGGCTGAAAGAGAACATGAAAGGCCAGAAGGGCAACCTGCTGGTGCACACCAAAGCCATCGTCACCGACTTCACCAGTGACAACCCAACCATCATCAGCGGCAGTCACAATCTCAGCGCAGCGGCCAGCAACGGCAATGACGAGAACTTCCTGATCATTCGCGGCGACACCGAACTGGCGGACCGTTATGGCCTGGAACTGTTGCGGTTCTACGAGCATTACCGCTTCCGCTATTTCGCGAAAAAACTGGCGTTGAAGCAGGTGCAGCCGCTGGCGGCGGATGACAGCTGGACTAACGACTATTACGTCGAAGGGGATCTGCGCCAGCTGTCTCGTCTGCGGTTTGCCGGGCGCTAGCGTTTATACATCCATTGCCTGGCGGTACTGGCGGGTGCGGCGACTGAGGTACAAACGGTCGCGGATCAGTGCCCAGAGTGCGGACACTTCGGGATGCGGTTTACGCCCCCGGCTCAGGCGCGCCATCTGGAAACGCACCACGGCCATGTTCGCCAGCGCGGCCAGCGGTTTGCGTTTCCAGCGAATCGGCGGCAGTTGCGGCTCGCTGTGGCGGCCTTCGCGCCAGTGTTTGACCAGGTTCGGTTCGATGGCAAGCGCGGTGGCGATGCCGGCCATGTCGATGCCGCTGTCGAGTACCTGTTCAACCACGGGCAAGCGCCGAATACCACCAGTGACCATCACCGGCATACGCGCCACGCTGGCCAGTTCGCTGGCCATTTCCAGAAAGAATGCCTCACGGGCCAAAGTGCGCCCGTCGCGGGCTTCGCCTTGCATCGCTGGCGCTTCGTAGCTGCCACCGGACAGTTCCAGCAGGTCGATCGGCTGTTCGTTGAGCCATTCG
The sequence above is a segment of the Pseudomonas sp. HS6 genome. Coding sequences within it:
- the nfuA gene encoding Fe-S biogenesis protein NfuA; the protein is MTAITITDAAHDYLADLLSKQNTPGIGIRVFITQPGTQYAETCIAYCKPGEEKPEDTALGLKSFTAYIDSFSEAFLDDAVVDYATDRMGGQLTIKAPNAKVPMVNADSPVNERINYYLQTEINPGLASHGGQVSLIDVVEDGIAVLQFGGGCQGCGQADVTLKEGIERTLLERIPELKGVRDVTDHTQKENAYY
- the cobM gene encoding precorrin-4 C(11)-methyltransferase, which codes for MTVYFIGAGPGDPELITVKGQRLIRSCPVIIYAGSLVPTAVLDGHSAEIVVNSAELHLEQIIDLIKDAHAKGQDVARVHSGDPSLYGAIGEQIRYLRELEIPFEIIPGVTATAACAALLGAELTLPDISQSVILTRYADKTAMPAGEELGNLAQHGATMAIHLGVNHLQKILAELLPHYGADCPIAVIHRATWPDQDWVTGTLEDIAGKVAAKGFRRTALILVGRVLGSDHFSESSLYRAGHAHLYRP
- a CDS encoding cobalamin biosynthesis protein, translated to MTDDSAAPTFVVGLGCQRGCPASTLRALLDQALQAHRIELDAVKALASIDLKRDEPGLQELAAQLALPLLYFSSEELASYQQRLSHHSQIAFERTGCYGVAESAALALAEQLIQAPAKLLISRQKYAQATLALAGAA
- a CDS encoding CbtA family protein; this translates as MIKRIAQTAGFTGLLAALLLTLLQSFWVSPLILQAETFEKAEPVAEVHEHAAGTAAHTHDAEAWEPEDGWQRVVSTTGGNLVVAVGFALMLAGLYTLRAPTKTSQGLLWGLAGYATFVLAPTLGLPPELPGTAAADLASRQMWWIGTAASTAAGLALIVFGGNWLLKILGVAILAVPHIIGAPQPQVHSMLAPEALEAQFKIASQLTNVAFWLALGLISAWLFRRKSDGQYHA
- a CDS encoding CbtB domain-containing protein, producing the protein MSIISSTGSNTDKISSTTTLSQRLTAAVFASILGASLVYFAGFSHIEAVHNAAHDTRHSAAFPCH
- the cobW gene encoding cobalamin biosynthesis protein CobW, whose protein sequence is MKTLAKLPVTIVTGFLGSGKTTLLRHMLDNAQGRRIAVIVNEFGELGIDGEILKQCTIGCTEEEATGRVYELANGCLCCTVQEEFFPVMRELVARRGDLDHILIETSGLALPKPLVQAFQWPEIRSACTVDAVITVVDSPAVAAGTFAAFPDQVDAQRKLDPNLDHESPLHELFADQLASADLVILNKADQTSPEDLARVRLEVAEELPPAVKIIEASNGRLPLDVLIGLGAGSEEHIDSRHSHHDHHHGEGDDDHDDHDHDAFDSISIELPQADESLLLDALTQLVVQHGILRVKGFAAIPNKPMRLLIQGVGTRFDKHFDRQWGADEARVTRLVLIGQELDAAKLEAQLRAALSV